The DNA sequence CCTCCTGGAGACGGTCCGAGACGCCGAAGTAGTCCACGATGTAACCACACTTCTTCTTCGCGCCGCAGGTCCGGTTGACGCGGGCGATAGCCTGGAGAAGATTGTGGTCTTTCAGAGGTCGGTCTAGGTACATGACCTGCTCCACGGGGGCGTCGAAGCCGGTGAGGAGCATGTCCTTGACGATGAGGAAGCAGAGCGGGCTTTCGTCCAGAGGCTTGCGGAACCCGTCGATGAGGACGTCCTTCTCGGACTTGGTCGTGTGGTGGGCCCGCAGACGCGGCGGGTCGTTGTTCGTGCCCGAGAAGATGATCCGCGCCTCGACGTGATTCCCGATCTCGTCGCCTAGGACCTTCGTTTTCAGCCGGTCGAAGGCGTTCTTGTACTTCACGCATGCCTCGCGGGAGACGCAGACGATCTGGGCCTTGAAACCGTTGGGATAGATGGCCTCGCTGTAGTGGTGCAGGATGTCGGTCATGATGTCATCGATCCGCCCGTCAGCCTCGACGATGGAGAGCCGAGTGGCGTATCTGGCCTTGATGGCCTCTCTCTCGTCGTCGGAGCGGTCGGAAAACTCCCGGTCGAAGAGGTCCGACAGCGTGTCGTCGGTGATGTGGAGTTCGGGCTTGCGTCCCTCGTAGACGATCATGACGGTGGCGCCGTCCTCGACGGACTGCTGGATGCTGTAGCGGTCGATGTAGTCGCCGAAGGTGCGCCGCGTGCTCTTGTCCTCCCGGTCGATGGGCGTGCCCGTGAAGCCGATGAAGGCCGCGTTGGGAAGGGCGTTGCGCATGTTCATGGCCAGATCCTTGTACTGGCTCCGGTGCGCCTCGTCGGCCAGGACGATGACGTTGCTCTTCGTCGTCAGTACCGGGAACTCTTTGACGTAGCGGAGCGACGTCTCCCCGTCGCCGAAGCGGGCCGTGATGGCCGTCTCGGCCTCCTCCTCGCCAGCGAACTTGTGGATGGTGGTGAGGATGATCTGCAGCGACGCCTGGGTGAGCAGGGCCATAAGTTCCTTCACGGAACCGGCCTGGACCGGCGCGGTGATCTTCTCCAGCGTCCGGTTGAAGGTGCCCGTGATCTGCCTGTCCAGATCGACGCGGTCCGTCACGACCACGATGGTGGCGTCGGACAACTCGGGCGTGCGACGGATCTTTCGCGACAGCAACACCATGGTGAGCGACTTGCCCGAGCCCTGGGTGTGCCATATGACGCCGCCCCGTGTCTCCCTCGTCTTGCCAGTCCTGAGACGTTCCAGAGCCTTGTTGACGGCCCGGTACTGCTGGTACCGTGCGATCTTTTTGACCTTCCTGCCCGTCGCGGGATCGCCCTCGAAGAGGATGAAGTTCTCCATCAGGTCCAGCAGATTCGTCTTCGTCAGAGTGCCCAGAAGCATCAGGTTCTGGGCACAGTCGCCGTCGACGGAGTCGGCCGGGAAAGGATAAGGGTCCTTCCACTCCAGGTAGTTCTGGTAGCTGCTGCTCACCGTCCCCACGTAGGCGTGGTACTTGTTGAGGATGCCCGTGAAGAAGTTGGTGTAGAAGAGCCTCTGTGCGCCCTCGGGAGGCATGGCGCCCCGGTTGTCCATGTAGCGCTGGAGCTGCTGGAAGGCCTGCTGCTTGCCCACGTTCTCCGTGCCGGAGGTCTCCAGGAAGGGCGACTTGCACTCCAGGACGACGACGGGGATGCCGTTGATGAAGATTACGATGTCGGGAATGATCGTCTCGTTGGGCCCCTGGACCTTGAACTGGCGGGTGACGAGGAATTCGTTGTTCGCCGGGTCGTTGAAGTCGATGTAACGGACGGTGCGGAAGATCTTCCGGCCCTCGGTCGTCTCCTCCAATGAGGTGGAGAGGCTGACGATGGCATCGTAGACTGCCTCGTTGATGGAAAGCAGGTCCGTGCCGAGCAGTTCGGCCTTTTCCAGGTGGAGGGCGGCCTTGTTGACGGTCGTCTCCGACATCCAGGGGTTAAGCCGCTTCAGGCTTTCCCGAAGGCGGCGCCCCAGGATCACGGAAGAAAGGGAATCACGCTCGTCCCTCTCGGGGACCAGTTCCGATCCGTGGATATAAGAATATCCATCGGGCAGCTCCCGCAGGAATTGGACGGCAGGAATCTCCACCAGCGTCTCTTCGTTGCCAAGGGAAACGGTCATCCGGGTTACCTCACTTTCTGGAAAGATCAGACCCTCACGCGGGTCTTGCCGGTCAGAAGCTGCTGCATCAGGCCCGACTTGAGCCGCGTCAGCGCTTCGAGCTTGGCGCGATATTCCCCGATACGGTCGTCGATGGCCGTGAGGATATCGGCGATATCCCTCTGCTCGGAATAAGTTGGTAATGCCAAAAGGAATTCCTTGAGTTCAGTACTTCCAATTGCCAAAAACGTACTGCCCTGGCTCACCTTTGCAAGCCGGGATCTATGTTGCTGAAGGTAAAAGTAAATATACGATTGGGTTATGTCGCTTTCAATTTTGATCCCTGCGAGTCCTCGTCCAATGCATGAAATAGTGTCTGATATATTGATTGCCCCAACTGGTGCCCGAACCGAAATGAGGATACTGCCTTCAGGAACAATTTTTGATGGAGAAGAACACCATACTCGAGTTGTTGGATACTTCTCACCAAAATCAGCGTTTCCTTGGTAAAAAGGCAAACCTTTTTGCTTGTCGTTATACGATTCAGACGCTGGAGATTGTCCCATGATAACTGAGGCTATATTTGTGAGCGTGCAGACTTCCCACTCCGCCGGGATGCGGCCGATCTCGGTGTCCTTGAACTTGGTGTGGCCGATGCCCTGGGTCAGGAGCCGCTGCATCATGCCCTTCTTCAGCGTTTCCGTCTGCTCGATCAGGTCCTCCGTCTCGCCGATGTGCTCGTCCACCGTGGACAGGACCTCGGAGATCTTCTCCTGCTCGGGGAGGGGAGGGGCATATATCGTGACGTTCCTCACCTGCTCTAAACTCAACTGAGGATAGGCCTGTCCCGTACAGTCTTTGACCAATAGCTTCGTCTGGCCTGGTGCCAGCAAGGAGTAATAGGTAAATCGTGAATCATGCTTTGAGCTCGTCACTCTTATCCTCGCAATATGCTGATTGATGTTCGCTTCTTCAACGTATTCTGGGACAACGGCGACTTTTCCGATGTAACCGGTGATGGACATCAGGATGTCTCCGGCTTTGACGACGGAACGTTTCATGCTCCTATGGGCCTCGGCAGAAATGAACTTGCACTGCCCGTAGGAAAAGCCGCTTGGTGTAATGCAGTCACTCTTCAGGAACAGGATCCCTTCATCCTGCCAGTCAAAACCGTAGGTGGTGGGAGTAGCCCCCTTGGTTATGAAATCAGAGATGTCTTTCAATTGGCAGGCTTCCCACTCCTCGGGGATCACACCGACCTCGGTGACCTTGTAGCCCTTTTCGACGGTCATGGTCCCGGGCTCAGAGCTCATCGAAACCCAGCTCCCTCAGGTAGCGGTTCAGTTTGGCCTCGGTCACTGCCGCCTTCCCCTTGATCTCCCAGATGTCGGCGATGACGGCGGGGATGTCGATTTTCTCCTCGGGCTCGGAGGTGTCCACGTAGCGGGAGATATTGAGGTTGCAGTCGTTTTTTCGGACCGTCTCCAGGTCCACGACGGAGGCGTAGCGCTCCACGTCCTCGAAGGCATCGAAGGTCTCGACGATGCGGGCGATGTCCTCGTCGCGGAGCTTGTTCTTGTTGCCGTTTTTCACGTAGTCTTCGCTGGCGTCGATGAAGAGGATCTTGCCTTTGCGCTCGGCGGGCTTGGCCTTGTTGATGACCAGCAGGGCGGCAGGGATGGCGGCGCCGTAGAAGATATTGGAGGCCAGGCCGATGACGGCCTCGACCAGGTCGTCCCTGATGAAGCCTTCCCGGACTTTGCCCTCGGCGCCGCCCCGGAAGAGAACGCCGTGGGGGATGACCGTCACCATCCGTCCCCGGGCGTTGAGCGAGGCCACCATGTGGGAGACGAAGGCCAGGTCGCCGTAG is a window from the Dethiosulfovibrio russensis genome containing:
- a CDS encoding restriction endonuclease subunit S yields the protein MTVEKGYKVTEVGVIPEEWEACQLKDISDFITKGATPTTYGFDWQDEGILFLKSDCITPSGFSYGQCKFISAEAHRSMKRSVVKAGDILMSITGYIGKVAVVPEYVEEANINQHIARIRVTSSKHDSRFTYYSLLAPGQTKLLVKDCTGQAYPQLSLEQVRNVTIYAPPLPEQEKISEVLSTVDEHIGETEDLIEQTETLKKGMMQRLLTQGIGHTKFKDTEIGRIPAEWEVCTLTNIASVIMGQSPASESYNDKQKGLPFYQGNADFGEKYPTTRVWCSSPSKIVPEGSILISVRAPVGAINISDTISCIGRGLAGIKIESDITQSYIYFYLQQHRSRLAKVSQGSTFLAIGSTELKEFLLALPTYSEQRDIADILTAIDDRIGEYRAKLEALTRLKSGLMQQLLTGKTRVRV
- a CDS encoding type I restriction endonuclease subunit R, encoding MTVSLGNEETLVEIPAVQFLRELPDGYSYIHGSELVPERDERDSLSSVILGRRLRESLKRLNPWMSETTVNKAALHLEKAELLGTDLLSINEAVYDAIVSLSTSLEETTEGRKIFRTVRYIDFNDPANNEFLVTRQFKVQGPNETIIPDIVIFINGIPVVVLECKSPFLETSGTENVGKQQAFQQLQRYMDNRGAMPPEGAQRLFYTNFFTGILNKYHAYVGTVSSSYQNYLEWKDPYPFPADSVDGDCAQNLMLLGTLTKTNLLDLMENFILFEGDPATGRKVKKIARYQQYRAVNKALERLRTGKTRETRGGVIWHTQGSGKSLTMVLLSRKIRRTPELSDATIVVVTDRVDLDRQITGTFNRTLEKITAPVQAGSVKELMALLTQASLQIILTTIHKFAGEEEAETAITARFGDGETSLRYVKEFPVLTTKSNVIVLADEAHRSQYKDLAMNMRNALPNAAFIGFTGTPIDREDKSTRRTFGDYIDRYSIQQSVEDGATVMIVYEGRKPELHITDDTLSDLFDREFSDRSDDEREAIKARYATRLSIVEADGRIDDIMTDILHHYSEAIYPNGFKAQIVCVSREACVKYKNAFDRLKTKVLGDEIGNHVEARIIFSGTNNDPPRLRAHHTTKSEKDVLIDGFRKPLDESPLCFLIVKDMLLTGFDAPVEQVMYLDRPLKDHNLLQAIARVNRTCGAKKKCGYIVDYFGVSDRLQEALAIFDTADIGTPMTSVSELYPQMESYHRAGMSLFKGVDPTDLDALVGRLEPENRRAEFETAYKRFATSVERILPQKIDVKYLNDLRWLAYVRIAAKARYEADKRLDISDCGEKVKKLISDHIESEGIRQWINPVTLFDTDFKDKLDALGSKKAVASAMEHAARRAITARFDENPTHYTNLLEKLKEILKQTEGEWERRREQLEKLHEEIRSGEQSEAEKLGFDVREYALYAAIRDRLEKAAVRAQDRGQRVASPSGSRAEDMETVDCDGLAREMTLEAQRTIEKNAVIDWTGNTTKVGLVERALLHLMNIRYHRILPLGQRKSLAAELLDLARKHFRK